A genomic region of Oncorhynchus mykiss isolate Arlee chromosome 2, USDA_OmykA_1.1, whole genome shotgun sequence contains the following coding sequences:
- the LOC110485145 gene encoding nuclear receptor coactivator 7 isoform X1, whose amino-acid sequence MGANYSVEEVDHFYTKDNNMRHHNNPHYLVVEKDKLAVIDKLFLDPAAPASKNWEIITGKDAVKRRRSVCSSEEGNCSEDEEPEDLLPVLRNHSQLLNDHHIESLANHMPARTQGYPWNLVYSTAIHGTSLKTLYRQMAHIDSPVLLVIKDMEKKVFGAFSSHPFRVSDCCYGTGETFVYSFDPAFKAYRWSGENSYFIRGHMDSLQIGGGGGLFGLWLDADLYHGASYSCHTFNNQPLSTQQDFTVQDLEVWTVQ is encoded by the exons ATGGGAGCCAATTACAGCGTTGAAGA GGTTGACCACTTCTACACCAAGGACAACAACATGAGACACCACAATAATCCCCACTATCTGGTAGTGGAGAAAGACAAGCTGGCTGTGATTGACAAGTTATTCCTCGACCCAGCTGCCCCTGCCTCCAAAAACTGGGAG ATCATCACAGGGAAGGATGCAGTGAAGCGTCGACGGAGTGTGTGCAGCTCAGAGGAGGGTAACTGCTCTGAGGACGAGGAGCCTGAGGACTTACTTCCTGTTCTCCGAAACCACAGCCAGCTCCTTAATGACCACCACATCGAGAGT CTAGCCAATCACATGCCAGCAAGGACACAGGGGTATCCATGGAACCTGGTCTACAGCACAGCCATTCATGGCACCAGCCTGAAGACTCTGTACAGGCAAATGGCCCACATCGACAGTCCTGTGCTTCTGGTCATCAAAGACATGGAAAAAAAG gtgtttggtgccttctcctcccatcccttcAGAGTGAGTGACTGTTGCTACGGAACAGGAGAGACTTTTGTCTACAGTTTCGACCCTGCATTCAAG GCCTACAGGTGGAGTGGTGAGAACTCGTACTTCATCAGGGGCCATATGGACTCTCTACAGATTGGTGGAGGAGG GGGGCTTTTTGGCCTGTGGCTGGATGCTGATCTGTACCACGGTGCCAGCTACTCCTGTCACACCTTCAACAACCAGCCCCTGTCCACCCAGCAAGACTTCACAGTGCAGGACCTGGAGGTCTGGACTGTCCAGTAA
- the LOC110485145 gene encoding nuclear receptor coactivator 7 isoform X2 codes for MSVRLRGILVDMRPMQENIKVLYFANKCLEPYVEIITGKDAVKRRRSVCSSEEGNCSEDEEPEDLLPVLRNHSQLLNDHHIESLANHMPARTQGYPWNLVYSTAIHGTSLKTLYRQMAHIDSPVLLVIKDMEKKVFGAFSSHPFRVSDCCYGTGETFVYSFDPAFKAYRWSGENSYFIRGHMDSLQIGGGGGLFGLWLDADLYHGASYSCHTFNNQPLSTQQDFTVQDLEVWTVQ; via the exons ATGAGTGTTAGACTAAGAGGAATATTAGTAGACATGAGACCAATGCAGGAGAACATCAAGGTGCTTTACTTTGCAAACAAATGTCTGGAGCCATATGTAGAG ATCATCACAGGGAAGGATGCAGTGAAGCGTCGACGGAGTGTGTGCAGCTCAGAGGAGGGTAACTGCTCTGAGGACGAGGAGCCTGAGGACTTACTTCCTGTTCTCCGAAACCACAGCCAGCTCCTTAATGACCACCACATCGAGAGT CTAGCCAATCACATGCCAGCAAGGACACAGGGGTATCCATGGAACCTGGTCTACAGCACAGCCATTCATGGCACCAGCCTGAAGACTCTGTACAGGCAAATGGCCCACATCGACAGTCCTGTGCTTCTGGTCATCAAAGACATGGAAAAAAAG gtgtttggtgccttctcctcccatcccttcAGAGTGAGTGACTGTTGCTACGGAACAGGAGAGACTTTTGTCTACAGTTTCGACCCTGCATTCAAG GCCTACAGGTGGAGTGGTGAGAACTCGTACTTCATCAGGGGCCATATGGACTCTCTACAGATTGGTGGAGGAGG GGGGCTTTTTGGCCTGTGGCTGGATGCTGATCTGTACCACGGTGCCAGCTACTCCTGTCACACCTTCAACAACCAGCCCCTGTCCACCCAGCAAGACTTCACAGTGCAGGACCTGGAGGTCTGGACTGTCCAGTAA